CTCGGCCTCCATGGGCAAGTGAAGGATGGCGGGGAAGCCGCGCGCCTCAAGGAGGGCCGCGACGTCAAGGCTGTGCCTCTCTCTGGGCAGAATGGCGAAGGTCATGGGAATCGCCACGTCGACCAGACGGCGCGGACCGTCGACGTTGAAGCCGCAGTCGTCGATGACGAGACAGATCAGCCCCTCTCCGTCAGGCCTTTCGGGCGCGAAAGGATCTTCGTCCGACCGGGAGAGGTCGCCTTCTTTCGAGACGGGTGTCGGCCCAAAGAGAGAACTGGCGTCCTGAGACGGAGGCGCCTCCGTCGTCCCGGGAGCTTCCGGCCCCTCCTCCTCACGGATCTCCCCGACAGACGGGTGAGGCGTGACGGGATGTCCGTCACGTCTCACCGCCGCTCCGATGAGAAGGCCGCCGGAAAAGACCATGATCAGGACAAGGAGCCAGGCCCGGGAGACGCGGCCCCGTCTCCCGACGAAAAGCCCCATCGTCTAAGAGGCCGCCTGTCGCCGCGGCGAAGCGATCCGATCCAGTTCTTCGAGGGCTCGCTTGAGCTGCAGGTCTTCCTCTCTCTCTTTCGTCATCTCGCCGTCGACTTCCACGTCGGGGTCGAGGCCGTTGTGATCGATATTGACCCCATTGGGCGTGTGGTAGCGGGCGATGGTAACGTAGAGGCCGGAGCCGTCGGGAAGATTGAAGAGGGTCTGGACCGATCCCTTTCCGAAGCTCTTCTTGCCGACGAGAGGGACCTCGCTCCGATCCCGGAGGGCACCGGCGACGATTTCCGAGGCGCTGGCGCTCCCCTCGTTGATGAGGACGACGAGAGGGAGAGAGGTGCGGACACCGGGCCTGGCGTAGAGGGTATCGTTGGAGCGTTCGACTCGTCCCCGCATACCGACGACGAGGCCTCCGTCGAGGAAGAGGTCGGCCACGTCGACGGCCACGTTGAGAAGCCCGCCGGGGTTGTTGCGCACGTCGAGGACGATCCCCTCCACGTCCTGGCTCAGGACGTCGTCCAGGGCGGCCTGAAGCTCCTCCGTCGTCTTCTGGTTGAACTGGATGAGACGGATATAGCCCCAACGCTCCTGGAGGACCTCGTGACGCACGGAGTGGATCTGGATGTTTTCGCGGACCAGATCGAACTGGAGGAGTTCGTCGGCCCCTTCCCGGCGGATCCAGACCGTCACGGCCGTCCCCGGGGCACCGCGGAGTTTCTTGACGACCTCGTTCTGGTCGACGCCGATGATGACTTCGTCATCGACCTTGACGATCTCGTCGAGGGGTTTGAGACCGGCCCGATCGGCCGGCGTCCCCTCTATGGGGCTGATGACCATGGTCCGCCCCTCTTTTTTGCCGATGTAGATCCCCAGGCCGCCGTACTCGCCCTGCATCTCGATCTCTTCCTGTTTCATCTGATCGGGATCGACGTAGCGCGTATAGGGGTCCTCCCAGGCCGAAACCATGCCTCTCAGGGCGCCGTGGACCAGTTTGTTCTCGACGTCCTCCTGCTTGTCGGCATCGACGTGGTACGTCTCCAGGATGGCCCGGGCCTGCTTCATCAGCCAGAGGCCCTGGTTGCCGAAGGGAACGGACCTCAGATCGAAGCCTTCGACGAGGTTCGTGCGAAAGACGAGGACTCCCCCTGCCAGGGTAAGGCCGATCAGGATGCCAGCGATGATGTCTCGACTGCGTTTCCACATAGAAGCGTTCACCTTCTGTTGAGGGGCTTATCGTCCGCCCAGATAGCGCATCGGGTCTTTGGCCTCACCGTTGACGCGCACTTCGAAATGGAGGTGGGGGCCCGTGGCGACGCCCGTGTCGCCCACCAGTCCCACGGTCTGGCCCACTTTGACGCGATCGCCTTCGGCGACGGAGATCCGCGACAGGTGGGCATAGACGGTGGTCAAGTCGCCTCCGTGGTCGACAACGACGATCTGGCCGTAGCCGCGCAGCCATCCCGTGAAGAGGATCTCTCCCGCCTCGGCGGCCCCCACGAGATCGCCTCTGTTGCCGTCGATGTCAATTCCCGTGTGGGTCGTCTTCGTCTTGAAGACGGGATGAACACGCGTGCCGAAGGGGCTCATGACCTTGCCCTGGATGGGCCACTTCAATCTGCCTCCCGGCTTGTAGGCCGCAGGAGGAGGCGAAGGGGGCCGGCGACCGGATTGGGCGGCCGCCGCAGCCGCCGCGGCCCTCCGTGCCTCCTCGGCCAGGCGCTGCTTCTCCTGGAGGAGACGGCGAATCCTCTGTTCCAATTCGGCCTGGGCCTGGGCGAACTCCTTCTCGGCCCTCTCGAAACTGACCTTCTCGCGGCGGATCGTGTCGAGAGCCTTGTTCCGCTGAGCCAAGGATTGATTATACTCTTTTTTCTCCTTTTCCAGAGAGGCCCTCTGCCTCTTCAGCTGCCCTCTCTGGCTCTCCAGCTCGCCCAGGGCCTTCTCCAGGCCCTCTTTCTTGCGGGCCAGGTCGTCGAAGAAGAGACGGTCCTGGTCGGTGATCCGTTTCAGGAGATAGGTCGTCGCCAGGGCCTCCTGAACGTCGCCGGTAGAGAGGAGAAGGTCGAGATCGGCGCCGTTACCGTACTTGTAGAGGGCCAGGAGCCTTTTGCGAAGAAGCTCCTGCACGCCGACCAGATCCTTGCGGGTCGAGGCGATCTCTTTCTCGAGATCTTCGATGCGGCCAGCCACCTTTTTCTGCTGAAGGTCGAGGACAACGATCTTCTGCTGGGTGACGACGGTCTTCTCGTTGATCCGCGACAGCTCGTCGAGGAGGCTTTTTTCCTTCTGGGCAGTCTCGCCCAGCTTCTGGCGATGGGCGGCCACCTGAGCCTCGATCTGGGCCAGCCTGGCCTCCTCCTGCCGCAGGCTCCGGTCCACCTCCTCCCGCGTCAGGGCCTGAGCCGTCAGAGGCGAGAGAAGAAGGACGGCGAGAAGCAGAGCTGCCGAACCTTTCATGGACGTTCCTCCTCTTCCTCGGAGAGTGATCAGAGGGGCCTCACGGCCGAACGGATGAAGCGGACGACGGCGAACCAGCTGGCGATCCAGCCAAGGCTGATCCCCGCCCCGACGAGGACGATGCCGAGGCGGACCAGAAGGGCTCCGTCTCGGACGAAAAGCAGGAAGGGCATCGTCGCCGAGAGAACATCGACGGCCGAGGCATAGGTCCGCAGAAGGGTCAACGAGGCGAGTCCGGCGCCGACCATTCCCAGAATCATCCCCTGGAGGACGAAAGGAAAGGCCACGTAGGCCTGAGTGGCTCCCACCTGGAGCATGACGTGGATCTCGTCGCGGCGGGAATAGACGGCCATGCGCACCGTGTTGAAGAGAACCATGACGGCGGCGGCGACGGCGATGACGAGGGCACCCAGGGAGAGACGTCCGACGAAGGAGGAGAGGCGCTCCAGCTTCTCGGCCAGGCCACCGGCGTAGACGACGTCCTCCACCTCGGCCATGGCCACGAGACGACGCGCCAGAGGGGTAACCTGAGAGGCCCTGTCGACGCGGATCTCCAGGGCCGGAGGCAGGGGGTTCTCTCCCACGAGAGTCACCACCTCGGCCCTGTTGCCCAGGCGTGCCTTGAGACGCTCCAGCGCCTCTTGGGGTGTCACGGCGACGACGTGCGCCGTGTTGCCGAAGCTCTCCACCTTGGCCTTCATGGCCGCCAGGTCGGCGTCGTGCCGGAGGTAGGCCTGGACGGTGAGCTGGCCCTCGACGTTGCCCAGGACGTGGCGGGCATTGAGGCTCAGGAGAGAGCTGACGCCGAGGAGGAAGAAGACGGCCGAGATGGAGAACAGCGTCAGGAGGCTCATGCCCCAGTGGCGGAAGAGGAGTCGGAAGGTGTCGCGCAAGAGGTACCTAAAGGTCGACATCGGCCACATACCTCCCCTGGCTTTCGTCGCGGACGATGCGCCCCCGGTTCAGCTCGACGACACGGTGACGGTAGGCGTCGACGAGATACTGATTGTGCGTCGCCATGAGGATCGTCGTCCCCGAGGCGTTGATCGACGTCAGAAGCTGAACGATCTCGTCTGACGTACGGGGATCGAGGTTGCCCGTGGGTTCGTCGGCCAAGAGGAGGGCCGGAGCGTTGACGATGGCCCTGGCGATGGCCACCCGCTGCTGCTCCCCTCCCGAGAGCTGAGTGGGACGCAGGAAACGGCGGTGCCACATGCCGACCCGCTCGAGGACGAAACCCGACCGGTCACGGACCTCCTTGGGGGGGACACCCATGGCCTCGAGGATGAAGGCCACATTCTCAAGGACCGTCAGGTGGGGCAGAAGACGGAAATCCTGAAAGACGATCCCCAGATCTCTCCTGTAGTAGGCAAGGTCGAGGGACCGCATGCGCCGCAGGTCGAATTCGCCCACCATCACCTGCCCCTTCGTGGGAAGGACTTCGCGGGAAATGACGCGCATGAGCGTCGTCTTGCCCGATCCCGTCGTTCCGACGAGGTAGACAAACTCGCCGGCTCCTACGGTGAGATAAATTCCTTCCAGGGCGACGATATCGCCTTCAAAGACTTTTGTCACCCCTGAGATGCGGATATCCATGGCTTACCTCCTCCGCATCGCCCAAGCCTGGGCGGCCGCTCCGACGATCTCCTTATAGGTGAGACCGTAGTATTCCTGAAGGTTGGCCGTCGTTCCGCTCTGGCCGAAGCGCTCTCCCGCCGTGACGAAGCGGAGAGGGACGGGACAACGCTGAGAGACCCGTTCCGCCACGGCGCCGCAGAGGCCGCCGACGACGCCATGCTCCTCGGCGACGACGCAACACCCCGTGCGGCGCACCGACGAGAGGATGAGGCGTTCCGGAAGGGGTTTGACGCTGTAGCAGTCGATCACCTCGGGGGAAAGCCCCTGTTGGGCGAGAATCTCGGCGGCTCGAAGGGCCTCGTGGACCATGACGCCACAGGCACAGAGCGTCACCTCGTCGCCGCTGCGGAGGAGGCGCCCCTCGCCGAGGGCGAAGTCGGCGTCGTCCTCGCCGTAGAGGGAGGCCCTGGGATGATCGCCCAGGCGGAGGTAGACGGGTCCCTCGCTCCGGCAGGCCTCGACGGCGAGACGGCGTGCAGAAGGGGCGTCGGAGGGCACGACGACGGCCATTCCCGGAAGGGCCCTCATGAGAGCCAGATCCTCCAACATCTGATAAGGGGCTCCCTCGTCGCCTCGGGAAAAGCCGCTGCCGCTGCCGACGAGACAGAGGGGTAACCGGGGCAGGGCGACGAGATTGCGGATTCGGTCGTAGGCACGGCCGACGAGAAAGGAGGCCGTCGAGGCGACGACGACGCGGAATCCGGCCAGGCTGAGACCGGCCGCCGCAACGACGAGATCCTCCTCCGTCGACCCCGTCCGGACGAACTGGTCGGGAAAGGCCTCGGCGAAGGAGAGGAAACCCTCTTCCTGCGCCGAGACGCAGAGGAGAAAATCGGCGCTGTCACCGGCCAGGGAGGCCAGAGCCTCGCCGAACCCTTCCTGGGCGCTTCGACAACCGTGACCGTTCATCGCCCGTCCTCCGCGCCGTCCAGACCGTTCAACTCCCCCAGGGCCCGATCCACGTCATCCCTGCCGGGCGCCACCGTCGAGCGGGGCCAGCGCCCCTCCTCGAAAAAGGTGACGCCTTTCCCGAGACAGGTTCTCACGAAAAGGGCCGCAGGGCCAGACCGTTCGGCCGAAAGACCGCCGAAAACCTCCTCCATGTCGGCGAAACTGTGGCCGTCGACGTGGGCGACGGTCCAGCCGAAGGCCTGAAAGGCCCTCTCTCCGGCCCGAGTCTGGAGACGCTCGCCTTCGGCGACGTTGCAGTCGACGAGGGCGACGAGATTGGCCAGGGCGAAGCGCGAGGCCATGGCGATGGAGGCCCAGACCGTGCCCGTCTCCAGTTCCGAATCCCCCAGGAGGCAGAAGACCCGTGAGGCACATCCCTTTTTGACGAGCCCCAGGGCCAGACCTCCGGCCAGCCCCAACCCCAGCCCGGGAGAGCCGCTCGGACCGTCGATGCCGGGCGTGCGACGCCATTCGGGTCGGTGCTGCAAGATGGCGCCGAGGCTCCGGAAGTTCCATAGCTCTTCGCGGGGGAAAAAACCGCCGTGGGCCAGAACGGTATAGAGGGCCGGAGCGCCGTTGCGCTTGCTCAGTATGAAACGATCCCTCTCGGGCCATTGAGGTTCG
The DNA window shown above is from Aminithiophilus ramosus and carries:
- a CDS encoding divergent polysaccharide deacetylase family protein, yielding MGLFVGRRGRVSRAWLLVLIMVFSGGLLIGAAVRRDGHPVTPHPSVGEIREEEGPEAPGTTEAPPSQDASSLFGPTPVSKEGDLSRSDEDPFAPERPDGEGLICLVIDDCGFNVDGPRRLVDVAIPMTFAILPRERHSLDVAALLEARGFPAILHLPMEAEGDGTRGDFLVGVAMSDDVISETVAALLDEMPTLVGVNNHRGSRATADERVMEAVLKPLAERGLLFLDSRTSSTSVAFRTARRMGLKTAYNSIFLDHEATLDFMKSQWLRAQKLARSRGWVVVIGHVRPLTITFFETMDRRLQPGLRFVTLPELLEAVYPR
- a CDS encoding S41 family peptidase; its protein translation is MWKRSRDIIAGILIGLTLAGGVLVFRTNLVEGFDLRSVPFGNQGLWLMKQARAILETYHVDADKQEDVENKLVHGALRGMVSAWEDPYTRYVDPDQMKQEEIEMQGEYGGLGIYIGKKEGRTMVISPIEGTPADRAGLKPLDEIVKVDDEVIIGVDQNEVVKKLRGAPGTAVTVWIRREGADELLQFDLVRENIQIHSVRHEVLQERWGYIRLIQFNQKTTEELQAALDDVLSQDVEGIVLDVRNNPGGLLNVAVDVADLFLDGGLVVGMRGRVERSNDTLYARPGVRTSLPLVVLINEGSASASEIVAGALRDRSEVPLVGKKSFGKGSVQTLFNLPDGSGLYVTIARYHTPNGVNIDHNGLDPDVEVDGEMTKEREEDLQLKRALEELDRIASPRRQAAS
- a CDS encoding murein hydrolase activator EnvC family protein, with product MKGSAALLLAVLLLSPLTAQALTREEVDRSLRQEEARLAQIEAQVAAHRQKLGETAQKEKSLLDELSRINEKTVVTQQKIVVLDLQQKKVAGRIEDLEKEIASTRKDLVGVQELLRKRLLALYKYGNGADLDLLLSTGDVQEALATTYLLKRITDQDRLFFDDLARKKEGLEKALGELESQRGQLKRQRASLEKEKKEYNQSLAQRNKALDTIRREKVSFERAEKEFAQAQAELEQRIRRLLQEKQRLAEEARRAAAAAAAAQSGRRPPSPPPAAYKPGGRLKWPIQGKVMSPFGTRVHPVFKTKTTHTGIDIDGNRGDLVGAAEAGEILFTGWLRGYGQIVVVDHGGDLTTVYAHLSRISVAEGDRVKVGQTVGLVGDTGVATGPHLHFEVRVNGEAKDPMRYLGGR
- a CDS encoding cell division protein FtsX, with the translated sequence MSTFRYLLRDTFRLLFRHWGMSLLTLFSISAVFFLLGVSSLLSLNARHVLGNVEGQLTVQAYLRHDADLAAMKAKVESFGNTAHVVAVTPQEALERLKARLGNRAEVVTLVGENPLPPALEIRVDRASQVTPLARRLVAMAEVEDVVYAGGLAEKLERLSSFVGRLSLGALVIAVAAAVMVLFNTVRMAVYSRRDEIHVMLQVGATQAYVAFPFVLQGMILGMVGAGLASLTLLRTYASAVDVLSATMPFLLFVRDGALLVRLGIVLVGAGISLGWIASWFAVVRFIRSAVRPL
- a CDS encoding cell division ATP-binding protein FtsE; translation: MDIRISGVTKVFEGDIVALEGIYLTVGAGEFVYLVGTTGSGKTTLMRVISREVLPTKGQVMVGEFDLRRMRSLDLAYYRRDLGIVFQDFRLLPHLTVLENVAFILEAMGVPPKEVRDRSGFVLERVGMWHRRFLRPTQLSGGEQQRVAIARAIVNAPALLLADEPTGNLDPRTSDEIVQLLTSINASGTTILMATHNQYLVDAYRHRVVELNRGRIVRDESQGRYVADVDL
- a CDS encoding transketolase family protein, with amino-acid sequence MNGHGCRSAQEGFGEALASLAGDSADFLLCVSAQEEGFLSFAEAFPDQFVRTGSTEEDLVVAAAGLSLAGFRVVVASTASFLVGRAYDRIRNLVALPRLPLCLVGSGSGFSRGDEGAPYQMLEDLALMRALPGMAVVVPSDAPSARRLAVEACRSEGPVYLRLGDHPRASLYGEDDADFALGEGRLLRSGDEVTLCACGVMVHEALRAAEILAQQGLSPEVIDCYSVKPLPERLILSSVRRTGCCVVAEEHGVVGGLCGAVAERVSQRCPVPLRFVTAGERFGQSGTTANLQEYYGLTYKEIVGAAAQAWAMRRR
- a CDS encoding thiamine pyrophosphate-dependent enzyme; this encodes MNGEMLKALRARAVDVRKDVVRMVGMAKSGHLASSLSLVDLLVYLYERELRLRAAEPQWPERDRFILSKRNGAPALYTVLAHGGFFPREELWNFRSLGAILQHRPEWRRTPGIDGPSGSPGLGLGLAGGLALGLVKKGCASRVFCLLGDSELETGTVWASIAMASRFALANLVALVDCNVAEGERLQTRAGERAFQAFGWTVAHVDGHSFADMEEVFGGLSAERSGPAALFVRTCLGKGVTFFEEGRWPRSTVAPGRDDVDRALGELNGLDGAEDGR